The Stigmatopora argus isolate UIUO_Sarg chromosome 1, RoL_Sarg_1.0, whole genome shotgun sequence genome segment ccgcattgtcttgcgttatggcgtttcgtctttgtcaccttgcagttttgtgcgtGCTTAgtgtaatttgtgcgcatataagccgtacccttgattcagtcatctttttttttttgcgacaaatacggcgtatatgcgagaaaatatagtGTTATACAGTCCACTACAGCTTCCTCTAATAACACATTCTATTCTATCTAATCAGTTGTATCTGgggaataatgtatttttttaactacataCATCAATAAAGTTATATTATGCAGGGGGTGGTCTTTAATTATGAAtcttattttttactttatttttttctgttgggaAAATTGGTCCAAATGGCTGTTTTAGTGGGAAATGTAGCAAAATCTTGGTTGATACTATACTTACTTAAAATGTCAAGATAGAATGTGTGGTGCATGTTTAATCAGTCTTGTAATGTTTATCAACGCCTAAAACAACAGAAGAACAAACATAATGCAAATCCCCATCTATTCCAGAGCCCCATCATCACATCTGAGCGCCATTTTCACACAAATGCTACATGTATTTATTGTTGAATATTTAGGTTAAGAGACAACAAGCGTACATTTGAACACAAAACTGTTTGCAGTATTCTACTACTGTGTTGTCAAAtctatggcccgcgggccaactcaCTTGTTTTAAACCCTACTGtgcaatccaaactagttgtagACAAATTTTAAAACCCTAAACGTAATAGTACTAAACAATACTGCCTTTAATCCTTCAACGTGCCACGTATAATTGTTTCATGCTGAGACTTGTTTCACACATCACCAAGaagtgatttttcttttccGTACACGAATGCTACCTGATCTTCAAATTCTGAGAGTACCTTCTACTTCTACcacacctgtcaacctcggccaatcactccccttattaatgattgcaattcccctaataaagaaataataacctgaaaaaaatttggcacatatttactcctctagggcgcacttaaaagtctgaaattttccccaaaatgaacggggcgcccaatcagtcggtgcgccttttgtatgcactaaattcaagattctgtatgacgcggacagcttgactgtctgggtacattgcttgctgacacgctatatttatatagtgaaaaggcggatgtgTGAAAGGCATGCGCGtattatgcttaaagcatgagaatattagcagtcgacgatgacgttttcgtctactaccagtgaccgagacgatccagattagagccaaaatggctgaaacGAGATCAGTTTCATAAAAATTTACTTAAAagaatcccgtacaaaagttgttatacggcgtacacaatttgaaatgatcaaaaaaacgtataaaatatgggggaaaacgtatacgttgacaggtataaTAATCGCAAAAGACAGAAAGGGGAACAAAATCAAGATCTGTATCTGAAATTTGattcagtatgcactaaattcaagattctgtagatgtcactgtatgacgctgacagcttgactttctgggtacattgcttgttgacacactatatttatatagtgaaaagggctgTGACTGGTGCAtctcatgctcaaagcatgacaacattagcaatcagattagagccgaaaatGGGGAAGACAAGATCGGctttacaaaaaacatttttcccgtccaaaagttgttttacagcgtacacaatttgaaataatcaaaaatcatacttaaaaaatatattttttcccatccaaaagttgttatacagcgtacacaatttgaaataaccCAAAAAACTTATAAATTAACATGTATTTACTCCATTATGTTCCATCCACgaacaaagaaaataagaaTTTCCGTCTTACCTGACGTATCCCCGTATGGCTTTGGTGGCTTGACAGTGTCCCCAAAGCTGTTGGGGCCCTTGGTAGTGCTCGATCTTTTGGGTTCTGGGGTAGTCACCATATTAAACGTCCTTTGGGAGAGCCTTGTTGTAGTGCTAGTGGTTCCGGTCACGGTAGTAGTCGAGGGCCTCGTGGGCAGGTTAACTTTGGACTCGGGTTTACTATTCTCATCAATACCATCTGGCCCCGTGGGTCCCCAGTCAATAAATCCGGCCACCGTGGTAGTCTGGCCCTCCTGAGACTTGTCGATGCTCTCCCATTTGAGCTGCCTTTTGGCTCGAAGTAGCAACCTAGCTTGGTTTCTTCTGTTCCCATTGGAAAAAGCAGCTGCAAATTGCGCTACCCCCGGATCCCTCGCCCTCATTTCAGAGACCGCCGACCGGCATTCCTTACACGGTCGTTTGCGTGGGGGCTTCCGATGCTTTTGGGCGGCGACTTTTGGACCGATCCCGGATTTATTGTCTTGGGCTGGAGGTATAGAGTTTAAAAGCCTGCGGGCCAAAGGGCTCACGGTCCTCCAGTGGAGCTTGTTAGGCATGTCCCAGATgggctgcagtcgaggtttggAGCGAGGCACCGGTTTAGGCATGAGTTTGATCCCCAGACCTTGACTGAGGGGGCTGCAGGCCGAGAAGTCCAAGGTCATGTGGGTCACTGCCAGCAGAATCCACACCCGGTGACCCACACAGCTGCTTGGCCTCAAAGCAGATGGACTGCTAATAAAAGGAGACATTAAAAGAGTCATTTTAGATTTACATCGTCACACCTTGCAAATTTGATGAGTGAGGTTCAATCATCAATATTAACATCTGGGTTTGGCCTCCATTTAATCTCGAAGGCCAAGTTCCACTCAAAGACGTCGACTCAATTGAGGTGGGATGATAATTCATTTCACTTAAACCCATATAAATGAAAGTGGAAAGTGCAGAAAATAACAGGAAAGATTAGATCATAATTCTACATTTTTACATCTGACTGTTGGAAATCTTTCAATTTACAGATGCGCCATGTTATTGTCATTTGCTACATTTGCGTCATTTGCTATTTGCTACCGAAAGctcgttttgtatttttgctgcttttctgtcttaatgatttggtgattcttaatgatcccattgactttgattttctttgtactttgtgctttttgcttttgctttgttgttctgcggcctttgactgtactgtctaacgtATAACTAtgtcttttcttgctactgtcacaatgtaaattttcccgaatacgggatgaataaagttatccaatacaaTACAATCCAATTTCAAGTTTAAGCATCAAGACTAAACAAACTTTAGGGCAAATTATGAATGAACTGGCTACTTAAACTCTAGTTATCATTCATGCAGTCCTCAAACATGTTCCGTTCAAGGATGCATTCATTTTGCTAGAATCGCCATTTCATAATCTTGCTCAATACTTTaaattggtactcggacgttctgtcgccggacgtttggtcgccggacgtttggtcgcccggacgtttggtcgcccggacgtttggtcgcccggacgtttggtcgcccggacgtttggtcggccggacgtttggtcgcccggacgtttggtcgccggacgtttggtcgccagacgtttgacaacatgacagagagtttactgttgaaaccagctctcaaaattatattcatgagagagagagtttaatatctaaatatctactgctgaaaccagctctcaaaattatattcacctgggcgaccaaacgtccgggcgaccaaacgtccggcgaccaaacgtccggtcatgcttTAAATTAGCTGGACAATTTTTTAATGCCTTTTCCCCACCTGTTATTGTTCCCAAATGGTCACCGTACCTGCAAGCAGCTCTAAAAATTGGAGAGTAAGTAACGCACAAACAAGATGGCTAATAATTTAGGGTGGCAATTTAATAGAGCCATAAACTGTGATTGATGTGGTCATGACATAGCAGTGGCAAGGTCAACGCATTATTGACAACTATAATTAGTATTTCAAGAACTTCAGCCCTGACCTCTACCAAGATCCTGGTAATCATCACACTGGAGGCAACCAGAGGCTAAATTAATGCAACgcctcaccattttttttaatggcttctTCGCTTTTCACTCTGCTGCTTCTGGCTGTGGCCAAAACAAAGCGAAATCTAAAGGCAGTTTGAGTCAACTaaatcacatacctgtcaatatatacgtttttttgatcatttcaaattgtgtacaccgtataacaacttttgtacgaaaaaaaatgttttaaaaagtatgtttttattgtaaaacaAATCTGGTTTTAGACATTTTGGCTccaatccggatcgtctcggtcactggtagcagacgaaaaggtcatcgtcgattgctaatattgtcatgctttaaccatgatatgcgcattcccctttcacccgtccgccttttcactatataaatatagcgtgtcagcaagcaatgtatccAGACAGTCAAACTTTCAGCGTcctacagcgacatctacagaatcttgaatttagtgcatacaaaaggcgcaccgactgattgggcgccccgttcattttggagaaaattttagacttttacgtgcaccctttgtgccacgttgcatttgtacaggttttttttattgcttaataaggggaattgcaatcattcatAAGGGGAACAATTGACTGAAGTTGACTGGTATGGAATcattacattcattttattagaaagcaatgtataaaatatttaatcacCAAAATTGTTACCCCATGGCCCCATAACTTAAATTtctcataaaaaataatacaccTCGACTATTGTCATGGGAGTTTCTTGATCTTAAACCGCCTCATTTACTTTTGCCTACAGCCATCCGAACATGGAACTCTGTAGGTCAATAGTCACCACACACGATTAAGCTATCTAGCAATGAACCAATAAGAACTATACAGtcactcattttctgtactgcagTTCTGTAAATTTGAGCTTTCCACACAGAAGCGCTATTTGCCGAGCTTAAACACCGTTTGACCAGATCGCTTGGCGTGTCCTGGGTCTGACGATATGTATTTTAACGATGCATTTATGGTTAGATTTGTAATATAATCAGAAAAGAGGCAAACAAACGTAGAAACTTTTATTTAGAAGACCTTTAAGAGAGAATTCTTCTactaaaaaaggtcaaatacatCTACCAAACATAGCCTGTTTGACTGAAAGCCAGATAGATAAGTAACAGCAGTGTCATgtctttgtttcattttttatgagATGACGGGCATGAACCAGTTTCCGTAAGAGTCTTTTCAATCCCCAAATGAGGATACTAAAAAGCTGTTTTTGTCAGTTTGTCCCCAACAAGACAAAAAGTCAAGACCGATTAGCCCTAGGTGGAAcattgtcatacctgtcaaaaagctccccttattaatgaatgcaattccacgtattaagcaataataaaacgtaaaaatgcaACGAGGCACGTATTTattcacatagggtgcactttaatgtctaaaattttctccaaagtggacaaagtgtatgcactaaattcaagattctgtagatgtcgctgtatgacgctgacagcttgcctgtctgggtacattgcttgctgacgcgctatatttatatagtgaaaaggcgggcgtgtgaaaggggaatgtgcaTGCTAatagcatgacaatattaacagtcaacgatgacgttttcgtctactaccagtgaccgagacgatccggattagagccgaaatggctaaaacgagatcagtttcACAAATATGTACttaaaaatcccgtacaaaagttgttatacagcgtacacaatttgaaatgatcaaaaaaacgtataaaatgtgggaaaaacatatacgttgacaggtatgataatcGCAAAAGATAGATGGGGGGACAAAATCAAGATCTGTATCTGAAATTTGattcagtatgcactaaattcaagattctgtagatgtcgctgtattacgctgatagcttgactgtttgggtacattgcttgctgacgcgctatagttatatagtgaaaagcCAGACCTTTAAAAGGGAAATGAACGTGGGCATATCATGCTTACAGCATGACATTATTAGCAATCAACGATGACGTTtacgtctgctaccagtgaccgaaacggtcgagattagagccaaaatgggtaaaatgagatcggttttacaaaaaacgtactaagaaaatcccatacaaaagttgttatacggcttacacaatttgaaatgatcaaaaaaacgtataaaatctGGGAAAGTATGCATTGTCATGATTGGAGCCAAAGCGTTTCCAATAGAGGGCACCAACATCTCCCCTAAAGGTCTCTTAATTTAATAAAAGAGTTTCATGAACAAACATACTTACCCAgtcccactttaaaaaaaaactagaagaCTTTTAAAACCCCAAAAATAGTGTATTTGGTTTTTCAATGCGTTTATATGGCATTTTACTGCGAAAAACCTGATTATAAAATAGTTCTTGGCTGCATATAAATAATGTTACAACCACTGCACGGCTTGATCAGATGGCTCCATTTCTTCAGTATCTTTCAACACTACCTGCCATTCAACAAGTTTAAGAAGAATATTTTGACACCACACGGTGAAAATATCATTTGCAAATATACCGCACAGATGGCAGATAAAGACCGGTATTAGCGATGTGATCACGGCAGATTGCTTTCTGATGAAAAACGGTGCCTGGTGCCCTATTTTAGGAGGACATGCTCCATCACAACATCATTACCAACTTAAGTACAGAGTTAAGCTTAAACACCACACTCGGAAATCCCTTTAGTGCCCGTTTTGTCGTTTCCTAGATTCAGGGTCACAAAAATGTGGCTGTCTATGCACCCTCTGTGGGGCCAATGGCAGATGGGTTTTAATTTCAAAGATAAATTAGGAAGTGAACATCGCACAATCAGTTTATTTGACGTTGTCGTAGGAATTGCACCCAATTGCTTGAAAGAATGGTGATGTTTAAATTGACCAGTGGGTACATTATCGATAAATTGAGCACCATTTATTCAtcgaaacaacaacaaacctgTCTGAAAATTCACATTCCATGAACAATTTGGGTCacattagaccaggggtgtggAACATGCTGCCCGGGGGCCGGAAGTGGCCCGCTagggggtccgatccggcccACGGGATTGTTCTTCCTGACGGCCACTTTTTAGCTCATTCTAATATACGTGCATAATTAAACGATTTTTTTTCGACAAGAGCGCCGCAAAACCTGATGTTTGTGAAgtgtcgcatttttgggaggactttttttattttatcagaaaccaacacAAACGTATGTTAccgtaacaatagtaaaatgaagAATAACAGCCTAAATAGGCACTTGTTAGCGTAATAGTTTTTCTGATTACTAGAACCtcaaaaaacacacaacagtgttaggagtagcctgctattgtttttcccgactcgtttgtccctcctgccttgccattgtgttcgcgcagctgcgcgtgattcgaaattagtccctgatgtgtctatttaaaccccactgagtttaatgtcattgtcggatcgtctgcctaaattcccttaccagGCATCCACGCCACCTTGTTCCTCGTTtccacgtgttttccctagtccggtttggtttcatgtttcgtttcacaagtccgtgttattttgtaaggtccctcctaagttattaaagttttggttatgcgcacaatttgcctcgtcctcggctgcttccccgcgactgggtcctaatccctctTATCTTGACTCGACGTCTGCCGTGGACGTAACAaacaggctgtcggtggtcagtgagagaataaaaaaaagcaagtcGCACTTCAGTATTAGTCGAAGACCTggtcaaattatgaaaaaagggcgacttatagtctgtaAAGTACGGTAATTGTAAACACATTTGCACAAAGGTCCTCATTTGCATTTTCTATTGGCTTAATTAgtgagttgcatttttgggagggcaatttttttattacaacagAAACCAAAAAAACGTGTTAATGTAACAATAGTAAAGTGTAGCATAACAGGCTATATAGGCATATGTTAGCATAATAGATGACtggaacctaaaaaaaaacacataggcTGTCGGTGGCcagatatagaaaaaaaatcacacttgaATATTAGtcgcaaattatgaaaaaaatggcgacttatagtccgtaaagtACGGTAATTGTAACCGCATTTCCACAAAGGTCTGTCTCCTTTCCCTCTTCAAATAGAGTCCAAATTTGCATTTTCTATTGGCTTAATTAgtgagttgcatttttgggagggcaatttttatTACACCAGaaaccccccccaaaacttGTTAATTTAACAATAATTAAGTGTATaataacaggctaaataggcatatgTCAGCATAATAGATGACTGGaacctaaaaaaaggaaaaaaacataggctatcagtggtcagagagagagaaaaaaaatcacacttaaatatgaaaaaagggcgacttatagtccataaaGTACGGTAATTGTAATCGCATTTCCACAAAGGTCTGTCTGTCTCCTCCCCCTCTTCAAATAGAGTCCACATTTGCATTTTCTATTGTCTAAATGATCATTAATTACACTTTCCGAGTCCTTCTTTGTGTCACGTAAGATCCGGTAAACAATTATCTCCGCCGCTAATTAGATATGGCGGCTAATTATTGTCTAGCGCACTGTATCCTTGGCCCACTTCTGCTGTCGGAATCCCACTGTGATCACTTGGGTGAAGCCATGTGGGTCTTAATTAGAAGTTCTCTTCTTGCATTTGCAGAATGGAGGCTTCAATAGGTGGTCTTCCCACCTGGGGAAGGTGAAAAAGCCACGTCTCCTTTTAATCGCATTGCTTGCTTCCCAAGGCTGTCGCCGGCAGAAATGTTATCAGCGGGGTCTTGACAGCCTCGCCACTGAGTACACATCATTTTATACCTCACACAGACATTGAAAGGTCTCTTGGTGAAGGTGACTCCAATCCTGGGAAAGGCCAGGAGATTTTATTTGAAAGACGGGATTTAGACCAAGGGGTGGGCCGGACCCGTTTATTTTTAACGTTAACTTAATGGGCGCCATTGACGATGTTGGATGTctgatccgttttgactggaacgaacgtccattcgccccttccagtcaaaatggattggacgtcgagcaaCGTCAACTGAAACTTTAGTCAGTTGATGACATTTCAGAGTGCAGTGCATGGTTTTTCCCTGGTGGCTCCAAACAAACATAGCAGGAGGTATAAAAGCAACTTTATGACCATATaggccggtcgattggtcgccggtcctttggtcgccgtcttttggtcgccggtcttttggacgcggtcttttggtcgcggtctttcggtcgcggtcttttggtcgcggtcttttggtcgcggtcttttggtcgcggtctttcggtcgcggtgttttggtcgcggtcttttggtcgccccgaccgcgacaacgggcgaccaaaagaccggcgaccaaaagaccgacgaccaaaagaccgacgaccaaaagaccggcgacaaaacaaggtaaaacaacacggtctacgcatcaataaaagccaacaatggccatgagcagtttcactgagccgacgtgtgagtgtctaagagtttgtatgtacatgcgttgtccctttaagaagctacgtcagtcagggtcttaacaagttctccaaccaaaaacaataaaagtctgggaaattttgagcttttcgctagcctaataattaatagggcattaagtatgactaaatagtaattcgcagtttgtatttagggagtttgagcaacgatttaaatggtaattatcaaaaaccttccgggcgaccaaaagaccggcgaccaatagaccgTGTACCATATAGGCAGATACATTGCAAATAACATCTAATGACAAACTAACATTTCGTCTGCcgatatttttgttattgtccATTTTGTAtgtttagatcacatgtgtcaaagtggcggcccaggggccaaatctggcccgccgcatcattttgtgtggtccgggaaagtaaatcatgagtgccgactttctgttttagatcaaattaaaatgaagagtatagatgtatattaaatttcctgattaaatcaataattgtaatttttttaatcatttttttctgtgtttttagttcattctgtatcattttgtaaaatctaaaaaaatatataaaaaagctaaaataaacattgttttagagctataaaaaactaaatattaagggcttttaatccagttcttttaatccatttgtaaaaaattgacgttaaagcggtccgcgaaccaacccgagtctgacacccttggtttagatgataacattttttttttaaaagttggaCATTTTGGTGCCAAGTGTTCGGGGTAGGAATTCAAGCCACTGCAAATGATCATTTTTGTGATTAAACACATAAAAAGAACATGTTATTCCTGTTATATGTTACTTTTAACGATGTAAGTTTGTCATTGTTTTCCAATAAAGTCCATGTTTGCAAAATTAACTAGCTTGAGGTTgattttaatgaagaaaaacaaataaaaagcacTATAGTACCCTTTTTTCAGTTGCCTGGAACCAAAATAAGGttacaaacaaatatttttttacataaataaacataCAGCAAATAAACTTGGTCAATAAACTGAACTATTTTAGCTGTGATTTGTTGGATATTAGCTTCTTTATACTATATTTTGTTTCAATCGTGTGCCTtgcgcctgccattgctcgctcagggcgctgccatcttacctaaggatgacaaactaggttgtactgctcacatgacttcctttttgaatttgtctacgtgcaggcaacaccgtttcagaatgtgcaatccagcagacgatcctttctaTTCATACAatgtctcagaaataccacgagtGATGATTTTCCGTAAAGATTTTCctatcaaaataacacatttgtactccctattaaaaccatgaatatggaggtgaaaattgtgaatcagggggcggcttatatgcgagaaaatgtaaaattcaacgattttaaggcaattttaagggtgcggcttatacgctgaAGCGGCTAATATGcttgaaaatgtaaaattcaacgattttaaggc includes the following:
- the ajap1 gene encoding adherens junction-associated protein 1 is translated as MWIHRSAARSSPSALRPSSCVGHRVWILLAVTHMTLDFSACSPLSQGLGIKLMPKPVPRSKPRLQPIWDMPNKLHWRTVSPLARRLLNSIPPAQDNKSGIGPKVAAQKHRKPPRKRPCKECRSAVSEMRARDPGVAQFAAAFSNGNRRNQARLLLRAKRQLKWESIDKSQEGQTTTVAGFIDWGPTGPDGIDENSKPESKVNLPTRPSTTTVTGTTSTTTRLSQRTFNMVTTPEPKRSSTTKGPNSFGDTVKPPKPYGDTSGLAVHQIITITVSLIMVIAALITTLVLKNCCAQSGNGRHNSHQRKIHQQEESCQNLTDFTPARVPSKMDIFTAYNDSLQCSHECVRTAVPIYTDEMIQQTPVYKSAYNGNRPSPSERQLIPVAFVSEKWFEISC